Part of the Nerophis lumbriciformis linkage group LG24, RoL_Nlum_v2.1, whole genome shotgun sequence genome, gacctgagtgacatgtcgacagcggccagcctgttctcacgtccgctttcccacaatacaaacagcgtgcctgcccaatgacgttataactgtagaatgatggagggtgagttcttggtttcttatgtgggtttattgttagccagtttcattaaagtcctcccagtgtggcaacaacacacaacagcagtcactttttcgtctactgtaaagcagttcgtctgccgtaaagagcaatgttgtgacactcttaaacaggacaatactgccatctactgtacatgcatatgtgacaataacatctagggcttttagagagtgcagtgcacaactgctatactatatatatatatatatatatatatatatatatatatatatatatatatatatatatatatatatatatatatatatatatataataaaataaatatatatatatagctagaattcactgaaagtcaagtatttcatatacagtatatatatatatatatatatatatatatatatatatgaaatacttgagtatttcttttatatatatatatatatatatatatatatatatatatatatatatatatatatatatatatatatatatatatatatatatatatatatgtatgtgtggggaaaaaaaatcacaagactatttcatctctacaggcctgtttcatgagggggggtaccctcaatcatcaggagattttaatgggagcattcgcataccatggtttatatagggcacagagtgggtgggtacaggctggcctaggggcgtggtgattggctcatgtgttacctaggaggtgtttccgtctatggcggcatgctgttacaatttcgctgcgcttgttgagggatgacaggtctggacggtaaataataaacagtttctctttcaagcataggttgcatcttttattaccactattgtaaggtgtgctggatgcaagaatttgccatgttattgaatattcaacattattgtctttgaggtcccaaatgtgtttgctgagttctgtggtatttcgcaggtttttgttcctgaaagaagccttgtgattgttccatctggttttgaattctccctcggttaatcctacatatgtgtcggatgtgttaatgtccttgcgtattaccttagattggtagacaactgatgtttgtaagcaccccccgttgagagggcaatcaggtttctttcgacagttacagcctttgttggttttggagtcgctctgtctgggggccgacggctcatttgcaattgttttgttgtggtttgagatgatttgtcgtatattgttcatgcagctgtagctcaatttaatgttgttcttgttgaatacttttcttagggtgttgtctttgggaaagtgtttgtcaatcagattgaggaatttgtgtccaatgttagttgagacgtttttgctgtatggggggttgtaccagatgatgtcgtttcgttttctgttcttttttggctggtttcctggcgtgggttcataggtgagggtgaaattgtatccgctttcatcaagggctttttggtacgggggggggttgcttggtcaaattcagctttgctagatgacagcatcgatagccttttattgattccggtaggtattcttttcgtggtggtgggtgggtggttgctgtcatggtgcacgtattggagtgttgtgttgggtttcgtgaatggttggtagctgttatttctcaggttgaaagtgacgtcaaggaagttgacggtttgtatatatatatatatatatatatatatatatatatgaaatacttgacttggtgaattctagctgtaaatatactcctcccacaacgccccccccaccccccacccccgaaatcggaagtctcaaggttggcaagtatgatctagggAACATTtgtatgtcataattatgacaatgactttttatctcaaaattcggactttttctctcataatttagactttttttcCCCTCGACCCCGATGGGGACAAgccgtacaaaatggatggatggatggaattgtgaTTTTCTTGTCTAATAATTTCATAaatgaaatactttttttaacAGCTAAATTCACAGGAAAAGTTGTCTTCCAAGCATTTCTACGTCTGACCACTAGATGCTGCCAAAGCGTAGTCAGTAGTAGTCCCAACACACTTCCTGTATCCAATGTGGATCCAAATGCCAAttagtctattttttttattatgtatatatatatatatatatatattagccgaCTGACTCACGTTTTATAGTTTAAATCAgcattacatacatatatccaaTGCAATATTTGTGTGGACAAAAGCAACACATTTCATGATATTGTCCCATTCATCATGTTCTATACAGGCCGacactattgttattattgtcaGATTGTCATCAATGGTTATTCTATATACTTCATATTTAATAGTTAGTATGATATTTGTAGTTGACATTGTAAATATGAAATAAACCGTTGCAAATTGGTTTGTACTGATTCCTCAAACTGGAAACATGAAAATTAAATCTCATTTCaatgttttatttctttattatgactatctcataatgttgactttTTTTATGTCATAGTTTTACCTTCTATCTCGTCACTGTTCTTCTCTTAGAATTTGCTTTgtttccctcataattttgacttttttgtccAATAATTGTGTAGTAATTTTTTAAGTTTAATCAGTTTCAATGAAATTCACAAGAAACGAAGCATTTCTACGCCTGACCACTAGATGGTGACAAAGCGTCACAAATTGTCCCAACGCACTTCTTGTATCTGTGGATCCAAAAAGTCAAGTAGTCTGGTTTttattatgtataatatatatttaaaatatattaactagaaatgtccgataatatcggcatgataaatgcgttaaaatgtaatatcggaaattatcggtatcgtttttttattatcggtatcgttttttaaattttatttattaatttattaaatcaacataaaaaacacaagatacacttacaattagtgcaccaacccaaaaaacctccctcccccatttacactcattcacacaaaagggttgtttcttcctgttattaatattctggttcctacattatatatcaatgtatatcaatacagtctgcaagggatacagtccgtaagcacacatgattgtgtgtgctgctggtccactaatagtactaacctttaacagttaattttcctcattttcattaattactcgtttctatgtaactgtttttatattgttttactttcttttttattcaagaaaatgtttttaattaatttatcttagtttattaattttttttaaaagtaccttatcttcaccatacctagttgtccaaattaggcataataatgtgttaattccacgactgtatatatcggttgacatcggtatcggtaattaaagagttggacaatatcggatatcggcaaaaagccattatcggacatccctaatattaaccactgaatttttttataattaaaatcaGCATGATACACATACACCCAAGGTTATTAGAAATGAAAACAACTGTTCTAAATAACACTTGAAATTACATCAAATCTTTTCCCACTGAATatcatttattttacatttatatacattattattattatatttgtggacACATTGATTACTTTGCACACAGAACTTTGCCACCTGCTGCAAGTGAAGCCAATAAAAGGTGTGAAAAGTTCATGTTGCTCGGGTTTTGGTCCAAGTTTGTTGTGAGAGTTCACTGCCAACATGGCGGCGATGCTCAGATTTGGCTGAGAGGGAGAAACTTCTGGTAGTAACTCTTGGTGACGTCGATCATCAGGTCCTGCGTGCACTCCGGCAACTCGCCCGAAAACAGACCTGCGGAGGATGGCGAGTGTTTTTAACAGTGAGGCGTATACCTGATAAATTAGCTAgaaaggctagcatgctaagagaCCTGGACATCCCGAGAAGACGGTGAAAGGAGGCACCACCGTCTCCGGAGGAAGAACCGTGTTGTCCAAGATCTTGCAGCAGTCTTTCAGGACGCAGCGACGACCCTGGCAACACAGACACCTAACcatctcatttgcataattgattTGCAATACTGAATATTCTGAAAAaggttatatatatgtatgtatatatatatatatatatatatatgtcttaataaggttatccaaaaaatagtgctcgataccgtagtagagcgcaatatatgtatgtgtgggaaaaaaatcacaagactatttcatctctacaggcctgtttcatgagggggggtaccctcaatcgtcaggagattttaatgggagcattcgcataccatggtttatatagggcacagagtgggtgggtacaggctggcctaggggcgtggtgattggctcatgtgttacctaggaggtgtttccgtctatggcggcatgctgtgacaatttcgctgcgcttgttgagggatgacaggtctggacggtaaataatacatccgacacatatgtaggattaaccgagggagaattcaaaaccagatggaacaatcacaaggcttctttcaggaacaaaaatctgcgaaataccacagaactcagcaaacacatttgggacctcaaagacaataatgttgaatattcaataacatggcaaattcttgcatccagcacaccttacaatagtggtaataaaagatgcaacctatgcttgaaagagaaactgtttattatttaccgtccagacctgtcatccctcaacaagcgcagcgaaattgtaacaacatgccgccatagacggaaacacctcctaggtaacacatgagccaatcaccacgcccctaggccagcctgtacccacccactctgtgccctatataaaccatggtatgcgaatgctcccattaaaatctcctgacgattgaggttaccccccctcatgaaacaggcctgtagagatgaaatagtcttgtgatttttttcccacacatacatatatatatatatatatatatatatatatatatatatatatatatacaaccttCTCAGAATATTTAGTAGTCGCTAAACGTTTTCAACACTGATACCCTCTTTCTGCGTTTTATTTACTCTCTGGCGGACCAGGTGTGTGAAGCTGCATACCACCACCTACTGTGGGGAATTGTAACCAAACGCGACAGTCCCGTTATGAAGTGTTAAAGAGGAAAGGCGAACAGCtaatcaataaacacacatgtgtTTCCTAAACACTGACATCAAGTCACATGTTCATCAATAAACACGACAGGAACACATCACCTTCTGTTCATTTGTTTTTCTAAATAAAACTAACACCAAAAGGTTTCCAGAcccaaagtgtaaaaaaaagaataatgaatGAAACAGAACAATATTTCATGTTGCTCTGACATTTCCTCATAAAGATGCAAATAAATTTCAGAGTTGTTTTGTTCAGATATTTAGTGATTCTAAATGGACTGCTGCCCTCTAGTGGAATAATCTTTAACTGCACAAAGAGAAACAGGCGAGTGATTGTTTTGATCAGTTGGATGAAACGAACACATAAATATATTTCACATTGAAGTAGTCAGAGTAAAACTACAATAGTCCATTAAAGTATTGCAGTAtaatgggtgtccaaagtgtggcacatatctttttttttaacgttcTACTGTTGGCATGCTCGCTTTTTTGATAATtgtgtactgttagcatgctaacctcaaTATGTTACCTTTTTTCGTaggtatattttggtacttgatgcacgctatcgttagcaggctagcattttaaacacatttttcaggtagacACTTCCGAGTATTATATTTTAGAACTTAACACatattacagttagcattttagcatgctagcttttttagctaatttagcaggtatacgccTCTGTCATATTTAAGCATTTCACTAAATATTACAcattaaagttagcatgttagcataccaACATTAACATGCTcgattttttagctaatttaaaggtatataccagagtcatattttggttcttgatgcatgctatcgttagcaggctagcattttaaacacatttttcaggtagacACTTccgagtattttagcatgctagctttttagctaatttagcaggtgtaagCCTCACTGTCATATTTTGGCAAATCACTAatgagcatgctattgttagtatGTTAACATAGCActgtgacgatgacttctgttttgtttgatcagccgttttactgccgtgttacagacaccgtttggaaacaattaaatgtatgtaaataaacatttactaaatatttctgtgtaaataactaatttcacaacgcatATATTTGTGTCTTAAAatcccggtgcggctaatatatggaaaatagtcttttcttctaaaattttgtgggtgtggcttatacaccGGTGTCCTCTattgtctggaaaatacggtaattataaatGTTAACATATTTTGTTGGCAGATGTCAAATGATCACATTTTTACCAGCATTAAtgtaataaaatattaatattgtaataaaacattattattgtaataaaatattaatattgtCATAAAATAGTATTAATATAATGAAATATTATGATAGTAATAAAATATCGTCATATAATATTAATgtaattaaatattattattgcaataaaatattattattgcaataaaatattattaatgtaacataatattattataataaaatattattatggtCATAAACTAGTAATAATgtaatacaatattattattgtaataaaatattattgttgtaataaaatattattaatgtcctaaaatattattattgtaatacaaTATTATTTTGgtcataaaatattattattgtaatacaaTATTATTTGCATAACATATTATTGTAAtacaatattgttattgtaataaaATATTGTTATGGTCataaaatattattaatgtaataAAATATGATTATTGTCATAAAATAGTATCAATGTATTAaaatattcttattgtaataaaatattattgccataaaatattattaatgtcctagaatattattattgtaataaaataatattgccataaaatatcATTAATGtcccaaattattattattgtcataaaaTATTATTgtcataaaatattattattgtactaaattattattattgtcataaaaTAACATCTTCTGTGTGTCTTTGACTCATTTACACATTCTGCAGAAAACCACAAAATTCTAACCTCAGGTCCCAACATGACTATCATGTGACTCATTacactgtgtgtgagtgtgtgtgtgtgtgcgtgtgcgtgcactCACTATGACACAGTTCTTGCCAATGTGGACGTAGGAGCCGATCTGGGCAGCGTTGACCACACAGTCCTCCTCGATGAAGACGTGGTCGCCGATGTGCAGCGGGAAGAACGCCACTCTGCACGCAGGAAGCGAGAATAGTGAAATACAATCTTGTCTGCATGCAGCCTCCAAGTTTGCAAAAtgtgtcactttaaaaaaaaaaaaaaactctaaatacacCTTTTGCCATGAACACACCTTATCATCAATCATtttatatgaataaactttgtgATCAGTGacacatttattcatattttggTTCTATTATTTATGCTGGAGTGACAAAATGATTCAATGATCATGACATGTACGAAGTATCAGTCTcacccatagacatcttataagggtacgcagcatcgagcgctactgcctactggcgctgacgagacgcggggccgccatcttggagtggtgatcccctacactcagtgcaattcatttggcaggagcaatgaactgtcagcgcatttaattcatcttacctcactgaataccactgattttcacgcacttttttgtcatacgtgtagctatgataaaggacagattttttggcgtgttttattattcatagtttgcttaacagtaatagaatattcttgtatgttataagtgaccagacgttcgagatcaaaactgggaatatagtcccagagaagggggaaaaaaacggtcagctatttttaagttgaagaaacaatatgattaggttatatatacatgcgtatatcctacataaacaatgtaggaatacattagatatctatataactTAGGGacatatagactgtatctctgttgctgcagcagcagagagtttattctgtcttgacactttgtattgatattttctattacattcttcccttaaatgataatgtttacagtgattgttttatatgtattttttatgtatgtcgctttggataaaagcgtctgccaaatacttaaacataaacatatataaacacctgaaagtctttatatcagctaaaaccaccaatctgtttcactggattcagaataaaaccaaattctgttttacccagcaatgttagtatttgaatattgttacttgaagacttattcctggttacaattatactgttaagaaagtattgtcttatattttgcctaaaatgagaatgcatcatgatcagtggcggctggtgaattttgttttaggtggggctgaaagtttgtaaaccaaacccctgtgggggcgtcatcctcccccagaagatttctttgtgattttcacatacaaatattgaagatctttgctccttctcaactctgtgataatattattttcacaaaatacaaccaatagtactttaatgttaaatcttacttgtgaaggctcctcatcaccacttcaagatggcggcccaattccttgcgtcacagcagccaatgctgcgtctacttataagatgtctatggtctcGCCCACTAACTTCACCCTCCTAGATACATGGTGGTCATCTACGATCACTTCAAAGATGGAAACAAGTGACTAAGAAGATGTTACCCTTTGCTGAATTTTTTGAAAGGTGGCCGAATGACACTCCTGCTTTTGACCACACAATGTCTGCCCACCCGGACATTAGCCAGGTCCCCCCTGATGATGCAATCATTCATGACAATGGTCTGCAGGGGAAAACAAACACTAGTCAACACCATTGTGTCCTCATCAATGACTACACATTTCACCTACTTTTCCATTAAGTACGATGTTTTGGCTTCCACACAGCACCGACTGCCGGCTAACTTTGTTACCGGAGGCCTGAAATGAAGCAAATGCAGCGTTGAAATGTTGACGTTAGAAGTGTAGCCTAGCTAGTGTGGCTAATATTAGCCTAGCTAACGCCCTGTTTGGCTACATTAGCCCCATAGCTCGCTAAAGGCTGGAAACAACAATCTTTACCGTCTCGATGTACTCTGCTTTGTTGTACAACATTTCCGACAACTCCATAGCTGCGAGTTTGACGCGTTTGTTGCctaaaagaagaggaaaaagtcAATCTGAAGCATTTAGTTGCTTCAGCTCCTCTCCGACCGACGGATGGGTGACAGACAGTACAAGTTGCGTGTAGAGTGGTCGATTAGTGACATTATGCACAAGGTGGCGTTTCATTCAGTTCGAACCCCAACAAAATGACCTTTCCAAATGTTATATACGTTTATTTTTTGTTCACAATGTACATTTATAAACTAAGATTATAAACGATGAATTAAGTAAGTTCAAGGTCGATTGCTTTTGCCTGAATTTTACCCAAACATTGTATTgtaataaaacattaatattatCATAAAATAGTATTAATGTAATGAAATATTATagtaataaaatattattatcgtcagaaaatattattaatgtaatcaaatattattaatgtaataGACAATCATTATGTTCATAAAATAGTATTAATGTAATAACATTGTATTGTCATAAGATATTTATGTAATACAATATTATGGTCATAAAATAGTATTCatgtaataaaatattattattcaaataaaatattattaatgtaataaattattatattattattgtaataaaatATTAGTAATGTTAAtgttatagggacggcgtggcgcagtgggagagtggccgtgcgcaacccgagggtccctggttcaatccccacctagtaccaacctcgtcatgtccgttgtgtcctgagcaagacacttcacccttgctcctgatggctgctggttagcgccttgcatggcagctccctccatcagtgtgtgaatgtgtgtgtgaatgggtaaatgtggaagtagtgtcaaagcgctttgagtaccttgaaggtagaaaagcgctatacaagtacaacccatttatcatttatttaatgttGAGATTTTCCCAGGTCACAATTGTTTTTATCCAAAATGATATTGTATTTTAGGGAGTAAAAATAAATACCTGTTTTACATGAATAGCCTATTGTAAGAATGTATTTAGTATTAGCGCAGTTGTACCGGATGTAATGCGCACTGCTATTGTTTTGAAGACCGGAAGCTTGGGATTTTGACTATGGCTATACTTTGTTGGAAATACTGGAAGTTCCTCTCGAGTTTTTGTCTTCCCTAATTCCTCTCTGCTGGGCTGGCATCCCATCCCAGCAGACCCCCGGCGacattacaataaaataaatacagtaaatgCCAATATTGAGTTGCGCATGCGCTACTGCTGCTTGACCCCCCCGCTTCTTCCTCTCGCAGTGTATGCTGGGTGACGACAGCAGCCACTTCTCTCCCCGTCATGGCGTCCCAAGTCTTGCGCCAGTGCGTCCGCTCCTCGCTGAGGCTGCTCGCCGCTAACGTGACGATGAGAGCCGCCCCGGGACCTTTAGCCGCCGCCGTCCGGCCGTTGTCCTTTGCCGTGGACAGCCGCAGGACGCGGTGGCTCGGACAGAGCCAGGTGAGGTGTCCGCCATCATGGAGCTGCTCCTGTTTGACCTAGCGACGTCTTTCAAGAGTGGAAGGCAGCGACGTTCAAATGTGCGATAATTGAAATGTTTGTCGACTATTTACGTTTTTAAACTGTAGAAAGCAAAGATGGAGGAGTTCCGCTTTCATCAGGAGATAGTTCGGTTTGTTGGCGAGCCTGTTAGCAATGTTTGTGTAGCTTCATTTTTAAGGTGGTATTAAGGATTCCCCACGATGCTGTTACTGTCATTTTCCTGTGCGGCCTTAAATTTGATAAACGCATTAATAGACGTTCTAACCATAGATCGTTCATTGTCAACGTGACTTCTTTCCCCCACATAACTTGAGTTCAATAACAATATAATGCagatattttaaagttaaaattaaacatGTATGCCATACATTTTTAAATGAAGATACGCATTACTATCGTTAGAATTAGTGGagaaacatttatatataaaatcgAAGATAAAGGCTCTTAATTTGGTTTTTAAATCCCTTAAAGTCCTCGACGAATGGATGACAGACAGTACAAGTTGCGCGTAGAGTGGTCGATTAGTTACGTTATGCACAAGGTGGCGTTTCCTTCAGTTCAAACCCCAACAAAATTACCTTTCTAAATGGTGAAGACGTTTCCTTTTGGTTCACAacgtatatttataaaataatatacgataaaagggacaagcggtaggaaatggatggaaatTAAGTAATTTCAAAGTCGATTGCTTTTGCATGAATTTGACCCAAACTACGGGTAAGACGTTGCCTGATTTTTCTCAGGTCACAATTGATTTGATCCAAAATAATATTGTGTTTTATGCAATGAAAATAAACACCTGTTTTACAATAGCCTACTATAGATGGTCTAACCGATTGTTCATTGGCAACATGACTTCTTTTCCCCATAAAACTTGATTTCAATAATATATTGCAGATATTTTAAACTGAAaattaaacatacattttaaatgaAGAAGATACGCATTATTATCGTTAGAATCAGTAgacaaacatttatatataaaatggaagacaaaggctcttaattgttttttttttttaatcctttaaagtcctcctgtgtccaggaacttCCTGAAGTTGTAAACAAAAACTACACACACTAAAACAAATTGTGCTTAGTAAAAAATACCAATCTAATCAGTTTAGTATTGGCCACATACTGATAAAACTGTCTATTTGTCGAtacaagagctctagcttagcggttagcatggcttctcATATcccgtgtagtgtagcatgttcagCTAGTCCTGGACCTCCAgcgaggtgaggattagtgtctcgcactgtggagggacgttagccgcggcTGCCAAATGTGTTGTCATCACGCGATAATCTCTGTCGGCGGCCAAATTCATCTCATGGAGATGATCCGTAACCCTTGGTCCGTTCCCAGATCTCTTCGTTGTTGCCATGCCGACAATACAGCGACCTGCCCCCCCTCACCCTGGACACCATCAAGGAGCGCGTCATGTACGTCCTCAAGCTCTACGACAAGATCAACCCCGAGAGCGTGAGTGAGCACCGTGCAAGATGGCCGCAGTCGCTTTATTTTTGTAACGTGGGCCTTTTGTCTGCGCAGCTGCAGACGTCGTCGCACTTCATGAAAGACCTGGGTCTGGACAGCCTGGACCAGGTGGAGATCATCATGGCCATGGAGGACGAGTTCGGTGAGCGTCGCTCCGTCACCAACATTTTTTGTACCGCTTTCTCTCTTGACCTCGGCTTCTCCGCAGGCTTCGAGATTCCCGACGCAGAAGCGGAGAAGCTGATGTCGCCTGCAGAGATCGTGCAGTACATCGCGGACAAGAAGGATGTTTATGAGTAACGAGTCCCAGCAGGCAAGTCTAAAGGATTTGATATCATTGACTTTCCTAAAGGATTTGATATCATTGTTGGGGTTTTTTCCACAGCGGGACCAAAATGTTCTTCAGTGTTTGTTCTTCAATGTTCTCCCAAACCTCTTCTTCCTTCCATTTCTTCACAATAAGTTAATAAAAGACATCCAACAC contains:
- the dctn5 gene encoding dynactin subunit 5 translates to MELSEMLYNKAEYIETASGNKVSRQSVLCGSQNIVLNGKTIVMNDCIIRGDLANVRVGRHCVVKSRSVIRPPFKKFSKGVAFFPLHIGDHVFIEEDCVVNAAQIGSYVHIGKNCVIGRRCVLKDCCKILDNTVLPPETVVPPFTVFSGCPGLFSGELPECTQDLMIDVTKSYYQKFLPLSQI
- the ndufab1b gene encoding NADH:ubiquinone oxidoreductase subunit AB1b, with product MASQVLRQCVRSSLRLLAANVTMRAAPGPLAAAVRPLSFAVDSRRTRWLGQSQISSLLPCRQYSDLPPLTLDTIKERVMYVLKLYDKINPESLQTSSHFMKDLGLDSLDQVEIIMAMEDEFGFEIPDAEAEKLMSPAEIVQYIADKKDVYE